The Haemorhous mexicanus isolate bHaeMex1 chromosome 6, bHaeMex1.pri, whole genome shotgun sequence genome includes the window TCCTGAACCTGGCGGCCGCCGACTTTGGGTACCTGCTGTGCATCGCCGTGGAGACCGTGCAGTACCTGATGCAGTTCAACGTGGGGGTGCAGTTCGGGATATTCCTTTTCCTGGATCTCTTCATGTACGGCACGGGCCTGTACCTGCTGACGGCCATCAGCATTGAGCGCTGCCTGTCCGTGCTGTCCCCCATCTGGTGCCGGACACACCGCCCGAAGCACCTGTCTGCCGTGGTGTCCGGCCTGCTCTgggccctgtccctgctcctgaaCACTCTGGGATATGTTCTGTGCACTGTTCGTCCCTCTCCCAGGGCCTGCCAGCGCCTGCTCATCGCCATCGGAGCCTTGGATTTCCTCGTCTGCGCGCCCCTCATGCTGCTCTTCAGCCTCACCCTCTTCCTGCGGGTCaagtgcagctcccagcccttccaaaCAGGCCGGCTCTTCACCGTCATCATGCTCaccatcctcctcttcctcatttttGCCGTGCCCCTCAGTGTCCTCATCCTCCTGGACTTCCTGGGCCTCAAGTTCCTGTATTCCCCAGAGATTGGCTTTGTGCTGTCCTGCATCAACAGCACCCTCAACCCCGTCATTTACTTCCTGGTGGGAAGCTACAGGGATCGGAAATTCAGGCTCACCCTCAGGCTGGCATTCCAGAGGGCCTTCCAAGACTCAGCGGATGACAGAGACGAGCGGGAAACGCGGGACACAATAACCATGTCCTCCTAAAATCCTGCCTGGAATGTCTTGGCAGAACTGAAGAACTCTGAGGTACTAGGGAAGGTTCATCTCACCTGACCCTCAGTACCCTCTCTGTAGATATTTTAGGTCATTATTTTAAGTCCCTGTTATTTTAAGACCCCCTTTGGGTTATTATTTTAAGTGCCCCATATGGCACACAAGCTCCTGGACCACAGAATTTACCTGACCTGTATTTAGGACACATTAAAATTTCCTGTTTCTTTCCAGTGACTTTTAAATAATATTCATTTGATAAGGCTGAAATGTCTTAGTGTCTGAATTTCATCAAAGAAATCCTGCTCAGGATCAATCATTGTCATTCATAAACTCATAACTTCTGTGTTGCTTTTCACTCACATCTCTGAAAATTAGATCAGTACCAACAATCCTCCTGTTGGAAGCAGACATAAGATTCCTGGAAGGAGAATCCATCTATCCCTCTTAACTTAGAATTCCCATCCCATGtcagagcacacacacagcctTTTGTGGCTCACAGAGGAATGCTCACATTAGGAAGCCCAGAGCCATTCTGGGCTTCCTAATGTGAGCATTTCAAGGACTGAAAAGATTCACATCCACCAAGTCCATTTTTCTCTGAACCAGGGATGTTTCCATACCACAGGTCAGAAGAGGGCTCCAACTCCTTCCAACttgctttaaaaatttattcacTGAGTTTCATCCTCGCTTGTCCTGCATTTCAAAGAAATATGTGACTGGAGATtagtattttatattattatattgttGCATGTTATTTTGATTTCCTCCAGCCCTTGGCAGAGTCTCTGAATTTATCTACAGCATGCATTGGGTTgtaatttcttcctttcaaagGACACATCAGAAACCATGGCTTTTAATCTCCTTCACCAATAGAAATAAATCAAAGGATAGTGGGAAAAATACAGGAAACAGAACAAGGTAAATAAATACCATGATTTTCAACAAATTATTCTCTAAACCAAATCCTTTGAGGGGCAAGCTGGGATTATTTGTGCTATCAGACTACCTaacatttattcttttaaacaaaattattagTAAAAGTCAGTGTGggtaattttctttgaaaaaccTCACAAATTCATGTTCAAAATGTTATCTTTTTGATATCTTAAATGTTTTTATCATTGGgacaaacaaaacatttttgtatTGATAAAAAGACCAGAattctcttttttgttgttttttttccccctaaagggataaaaattgtatttaaagttgttgttgttgttgttgctatCTGATTTATCAGCTGATAAAAACATGCAGAATGTAAACtcagataaatatttatttttaatttaaggcACAGGAAGAATCTTCCAGTCAGTGCCTactgaaaaaggagagaaaagccaAGTTTATTTTATAGCAGGTAATTCCAGATGGTCTTTGGTATAACACTGGTGTGCTTAGGTGAATAAAATTTCCTGCAATGACTCCAGAAtgagcaggaacagcccctgtGTGACTGACCCAAATATTTATGGGGATTTAGCACACCAAGGATATCCTTCTTCATCTGTCATGTCCAAGCATATCTTTTGTCATTCtcaatctttatttttattttctccccgactttcttattttttctgtttctctcccATTCATTCTCTTgcttagttttttttctttgttgtatttttaattttttccttttttttctctctctctccatttgtacctttcccctttctttccctttctctctttttcctctccattttccccaaattgtAATTTTCACCCATCTCTTACCCCCctaaaccccaaattccaccatcACCAAGCCAACACCCCTTGTCCCGCCGatttttgcaggttttgctTCATCAGCAGAGTTTATTCCATGTAGATGGGTCAGCAAGGGCAGTTCCATGCTGAATAAACACAGCTGGGGAAATGGACAAAGCCTGGCTAGGCTGCTTGGAGTCTCCTTGTCCCCTCAGGCTCTCTGGGGTGCCCCATGTCCAGAAGTGCCTCACAGAGCTGTCACCTCcaccacagtgtccccagggccgtGGCTCCGCTCGTCACTCCCGGCTTTCTCCTCAAACACTGTCCGCAGAGCGACTCCGACGGAGCGCTGGAAGCGGCGCCGCCGGCAGCTCCCCACCAGCACGTAAATCACCGGGTTGAGGGAGCAGttcagcagtgccaggaacAAAGAGGGGTCTTCTGGGAATAAACCACCGGAATCAGGGAGATTGAGGAAAACCTCCACGCAGAAAGGGATGCCAAAGGCAAAGAACAGCAGGACGTTGAGCAGGATGGCCACAAAGAGCTTCCCTGGCTGCCGCCTCCGGGAGCCACAGCGCAGCTTGAGGAACAGGAACAGGTTGGAAACCAACATCATGAGGGAAAAAACCATGGAAATGGCGAGGGCTACACCTGCAAGGACGGTCTCAGAGTCCTCAGTGTAGGTGGAGGTGAGGTAGAGGGAGGAAACAAAAACCCCGGCAAGGGCCCAGAGGGCCCCGCTGACGACGGCCGAGAGGTGCCGGGGGCGGTGGCAGCGGTACCAGATGGGGCAGAGGACGGAGACGCAGCGCTCCACGctgagggctgccagcagccccaggctgctcaggtCAAACACGTGGCACGGGAACCCAAGGGCAAACACAAAATGCTGATAGTGATGAATAAAAGGAAGCAAGGATGTGCAAAATGCTGCTACGGACAGAAAAGCCAACAGAAGCAGGAGaaacaggaggagcagggagaagtcAGCAACAGCCAGATTTAGGATGTAGACAGTAAAAGGGCTCTGCTTTGTGTGGAAGCCCAGGAACCACAAGACCACCCCATTCCCCGCCAGCCCACAGAGGGAAATCCCCAGGCACAcccctgcaaaggcaatcaGGCTGTAGGGAATGCTGGAGCATTGATCTGGGACATATTCCTCCCAATCCAGAGATCCATAAAATGTATTGTTCAGGGTGAGGTTTGTTGTGCTGTTCTCCTCCATGAGAAGGAGGTGAATGATGGTGAATGatcctgcttccagcagctgccttctccctttcccaccACCTCCTAGGGAGAGATGGGGAACCAGAGGGAAATAAGGGACATCAGCACTCCCAGCATTTCCCATCTATCCACACAGCCCCACGCCAGCCCCAGGAAGAACCCCCACCCCTGTAGTGCCCAGGacaggctcccagccctccagCCCTGACCCTAGACAGGAATCTCCCACCAGGCCATCCCTGGACTCCTAcctccagcaggaacagcactgacacagcagcaccaggagaaaggatttggggatggCTGCTGGAACCACTGGCTGTGCTTCAACCTTGTGCCTCGTGCCTGGGTGCAGCCCTTGGCCCAGAGATCACATCCCATGGTCAGAGCTCCCCTCACAATCTCCCCACATCAGTGACAGCTTCCCCTCACATGTCCCAGGGACACAGATCTTATCAGGACGTCACCCCTTCCTCTGCCACTCTCCAGTGTCATCCCACCATGCTAGGGGCTTCTGGCTTTCACTGTGGTCCATCCATCAATGCAGAAGGGGATATAAATCATTCCCAGGGATGTGGGATGGCAGAGAGGTGAGAGAGATGAGCCAGAGACCTTCACGAGTGAGAAATCACTGGTGTGCAGACATGCAACAGGACAAGTTGCTCAGCATCTCTAGTGACATGTAACTCGTGCTCGGAGACTTCTTCCAACTTCCTTCTGGGAGAAACTTCCAGGAGTTGCACCTTCTTCCATCTCCCTCTCACGGATGCTGAGCCAAAGTTCTCTCCTTGTTTCAAGTCTTCCTCTAGCTCCAAATCCTGAAGCTCCAGGCTGGACCCCCTGGAGAGCACATGGACCTTGTGCATTAACACATCCATCAGTTCTGGGGATGACAAGCACAGGATACAACTCCAAAGGAGATGGAAAACACATGAAAGAGGGGCAGAAAATAAGCAATAAAATGCCAGTCCCCGTGCTGTGAAGGGCTGAGGTTGCATGGCAGGAACCACTTGGAGATAAGAGTGCTTTGGCAGCACCATGTACCCCACAAACCTAATCTCTTAGGAGACACATGCCCAGCAGGGGTGATGAGGCTGATGACTGGGATTAGACAGGATGGGATTAGAGGCTGTGGGCAAAGCCCTCGGGCAGTCCTGTGTCTGGGCACTGGTGatttcccacagcagctggacaCGAGGATAGTGCTCATCCCCATGGCTCCTGCTCAGGAGCTCTGTTGGCACCTAATGAGGTCTGGAATTTCTGAGGGATCCAGAAAACCCAGTAATAGCTGAACAGATCATAGTGGAGTACCCCTTCCATGGACAGGATCTGCCCTCACCAGAGGAGGATTTTCACCCAGGATACACAGCATGTGAAGGGACATAATATTATCTGTGCTGTCCTCTCATTCTCATTGTTTTAAATCCAGTAAATGATTAAAATTCAAGACAGAATGCCTGCATTAATGGGATCATAACAGATCAGCAGCTGCTCATGCAGAACtggggggaggagaggaaggcagTGACATGGCCACCTCGTCCTGATAAGATCTGTGTCCCTGGGACATGTGAGGGGAAGCTGTCACTGATGTGGGGAGATTGTGAGGGGAGCTCTGACCATGGGATGTGATCTCTGGGCCAAGGGCTGCACCCAGGCACGAGGCACAAGGTTGAAGCACAGCCAGTGGTTCCAGCAGccatccccaaatcctttctcctggtgctgctgtgtcagtgctgttcctgctggaggTAGGAGTCCAGGGATGGCCTGGTGGGAGATTCCTGTCTAGGGTCAGGGctggagggctgggagcctgtCCTGGGCACTACAGGGGTGGGGGTTCTTCCTGGGGCTGGCGTGGGGCTGTGTGGATAGATGGGAAATGCTGGGAGTGCTGATGTCCCTTATTTCCCTCTGGTTCCCCATCTCTCCCTAGGAGGTggtgggaaagggagaaggcagctgctggaagcaggatCATTCACCATGGAGGAGAACAGCACAACAAACCTCACGCTGAACAATACATTTTATGGATCTCTGGATTGGGAGGAATATGTCCCAGATCAATGCTCCAGCATTCCCTACAGCCtgattgcctttgcaggggTGTGCCTGGGGATTTCCCTCTGTGGGCTGGCGGGGAATGGGGTGGTCTTGTGGTTCCTGGGCTTCCACACAAAGCAGAGCCCTTTTACTGTCTACATCCTAAATCTGGCTGTTGCTgacttctccctgctcctcctgtttCTCCTGCTTCTGTTGGCTTTTCTGTCCGTAGCAGCATTTTGCACATCCTTGCTTCCTTTTATTCATCACTATCAGCATTTTGTGTTTGCCCTTGGGTTCCCGTGCCACGTGTTTGacctgagcagcctggggctgctggcagccctcagCGTGGAGCGCTGCGTCTCCGTCCTCTGCCCCATCTGGTACCGCTGCCACCGCCCCCGGCACCTCTCGGCCGTCGTCAGCGGGGCCCTCTGGGCCCTTGCCGGGGTTTTTGTTTCCTCCCTCTACCTCACCTCCACCTACACTGAGGACTCTGAGACCGTCCTTGCAGGTGTAGCCCTCGCCATTTCCATGGTTTTTTCCCTCATGATGTTGGTTTCCAACCTGTTCCTGTTCCTCAAGCTGCGCTGTGGCTCCCGGAGGCGGCAGCCAGGGAAGCTCTTTGT containing:
- the LOC132328548 gene encoding mas-related G-protein coupled receptor member H-like, translated to MEENSTTNLTLNNTFYGSLDWEEYVPDQCSSIPYSLIAFAGVCLGISLCGLAGNGVVLWFLGFHTKQSPFTVYILNLAVADFSLLLLFLLLLLAFLSVAAFCTSLLPFIHHYQHFVFALGFPCHVFDLSSLGLLAALSVERCVSVLCPIWYRCHRPRHLSAVVSGALWALAGVFVSSLYLTSTYTEDSETVLAGVALAISMVFSLMMLVSNLFLFLKLRCGSRRRQPGKLFVAILLNVLLFFAFGIPFCVEVFLNLPDSGGLFPEDPSLFLALLNCSLNPVIYVLVGSCRRRRFQRSVGVALRTVFEEKAGSDERSHGPGDTVVEVTAL
- the LOC132328549 gene encoding proto-oncogene Mas-like; translation: MRPSTTPIVLPTTAIHVPGTNQSGAVGQSEPSYTVLKFMESFCLLSAACGMVGNGLVLWYLGFRIRRNHFTVYILNLAAADFGYLLCIAVETVQYLMQFNVGVQFGIFLFLDLFMYGTGLYLLTAISIERCLSVLSPIWCRTHRPKHLSAVVSGLLWALSLLLNTLGYVLCTVRPSPRACQRLLIAIGALDFLVCAPLMLLFSLTLFLRVKCSSQPFQTGRLFTVIMLTILLFLIFAVPLSVLILLDFLGLKFLYSPEIGFVLSCINSTLNPVIYFLVGSYRDRKFRLTLRLAFQRAFQDSADDRDERETRDTITMSS